AGTCCCTCTCCACTCCCACAGAGTGGGCGTTCTGGCTGGACTGAAATTCCCTACCCTGTAATAAAAGGTTGGTTGGCCTGGCAACTTAGGTCAAGTTGCCACATTCACCTAACAAAAGACACTTTTATtgttcttatcacttaggaaatccCAAGGGTTTTAGAAGCTTGGTGCCCTGGAACAgaatgaagcctgcttctccctctgcctgccactgcgcccccacctccctgaccccggcttgtgctctctctctctggcaaagaaaaaaaaaaaaaaggctgggacTTCAGGCATGCCTCCAGGCGTCCCTCTGTCTCTAGCACAGAAAGAGAATTGCTTAGAGAGATCTTCCTTAGGGACTGGCAACTTCCTGAAGTCCACAGCTTTATTTTCACACAATTCTAGACTAATCTAGATCCCGCGGTCATTTcgacatttatttttccaactaatatttatatattgaaaatgaagggatttgATCAATAAGGGAACGGTTAAGTAACTTATGGCTCCCTCAATGAAATATGATACAATCATTACAAAACTGAAAAAGCTCTTTATGTACTAATACAGAATATTTCAGGTACATCGTTCAGTGAACAAAGCAAGGTGCAGAACAGTGTACATCACGCACACATTTGcgtaaagaggaagaaaagaaatacccaGACGTTTTGCCATAGGAGTTTTGTTTGTGCATCCATAAAATATCTTTGGAAAGATATACAAGAAGCTGACAGCATAATGCCTTAATTTTCAGGGAAATGAGGTGGCTAGGAGAGGACATTTTCACTGCAAAATCAAACTGTTCACGTGTTGAATATATTATGTATTCTAAAataatctgggggcacctggctggctcagtcggtagagcatgggactcttaatctcggggttgtgggtttgagccccatgttgggtgtagagattatttaaaaagtaaaatttttaaaaaatagaacaactgGGACGCGTCAAGTCCTTGCTCAGAATCCAGACTCTACTAACTCACTAGTAATGGAGATGAGCAAATTGACTTCTCTAACCCTCGGTTCCCTCCCTTGAAAATTTTATCAACTTGATCTGATGAGATGAAACAGGACTTGTAGAGAtcacagcacagtgcctggtacacggTAGCACGCAGTAAATGTTAACTACAGCTATTATGATGACATGATCAGGCAAATCACCGAAAAGAAGTACAAAAGGAACATACATGTAATTGCTCAACCTCATTTATGATTAGAGAAACTCACATTTGAATATAAAACCActtcttttaggggcacctgagtggctcagtcggttggataTCTGCcccttgatgttggctcaggtcatcatctcggggtTGTGCCATCCAGCTCCACATCTGCCCACTGGGCTCACGCTGGGCAGAGCCGctagggattctctctccctttcccgctTCCCTGCCCCACACGTgcgctctctaaataaataaatagatgcttAATTTTTTGTCAGTCTAATAGGGGAAAAAATTGCCACCACTACTAAAAGTAATGATGACAGTTGTCCGTGCTTCACTAAATACTTGTGATCTGTTACAATTAATGCTCCCCGCGGTCCCTGGAAGCACGGTGTCCAGCACAGTATGGAACACGGAAACACAGGAACTTTTCCTTACTCTTTCTCAGATAAGGAATCCAAAGCTCCAAGCAAGTAAGGGATTTATTTGGCCTCCCCCCAAAGTGTGCCCACGCAGCCCATCTTCTGCTCCCTCTTGCATTCTCAGAGATGCCCTGCCTGCCATCAAAGTAAGACTGTGAGTCAAGGCGGTGCAGTTAGACAGGGCAGGAAACCAACCCAATACAAAACAGAGGTCTGCAAGGATGAGGGACTTTGACCTTCGAGAGAAGCAAGAGTGActcacaggaggaggaggaaaccagAGCTCCCGCGCTGTCCCTCCTGAGCACAGATAGTCCAAAGTcatcagaaggaagaggaaaacctGAAACGGAGCTGGCCAAGAGCTGCCAGAAGACCCAGGCAAGGAAGACCCGCCCACAACTGCCTGGAAATCAGGCCAAAAGGAGTTAGAGCGCAGAGCACATGCTGCACAGCCACCCTGGGGACTGGAGGAGGAAACTCTGAGGAAGCAGGTAAGGAGCCACAGAGGGCCACAGGGAGACGGGTGGGACATAGGACCCCAGTGTCCTGAGAGGCACTGCTGTCAACAGCATGAACACTGGGACCAGCTTTCAAGCTTAGCTGTTTATTAGCTGTGAAGCCTTAAGCAAGGCACTTCATATGCTGAGCCTTGGcgtccccatctataaaatgggtataaatcTATCATGCCAGCTGtgtactgagcacctgctgggcTTTGCTGGGCACATTACAGATACTATCCCTTCCTTACAGCAAGCCTCTGAGGTGGGATTTTTAGcctattttacaaagaaaaatgaagcacagagagcaTAAGCCATTTATCTAAGATGCAAAGCAAGTTAACTATGTTTCCAAAGCCTGCATACTTTCACCTCCCTATCCTGCTTCCTTCACAGGGTGGTTTTAAGGAATCAGAAGGTCTCAGGGCAcgtgactggctcagttggtaaagcacgtgacttttttcaaaagattttttttttttttaaatttacttgacagagaaagcacaagcagggggaacaggagagggagaagcaggctctctgctgagcagggagcccgatgtggggtttgatcccggaaccccgggatcataacctgaaccgaaggtagatagacgcttaaccgactgagccacccaggtgccccaagcatgtgactcttgaactcagggttgtgagttcaagccctacactgggcagattacttaaaaacaacaatgacataaattaaataaataaataattggtgGGGGGTGCCAAATGGCATTATGCAGATGGGAAAATATTGTAAAAGGGAACCATCAAATATAGATGTGAGCTGCCTCACTTAGATCCTAGCCAGGACCGGGGGCCCTTTGTAAACTGTGAAGTCCTGTAAAAATGCtagctcttggggcacctgggagagggggctcagtcagttgagtcactggatcttggtttcagctcaggtcatgatctcaggattgtggaatcgagccccacgttgggctccatgctcagcgtggagtcggcttgggactctctttctctccctctgcccactcgctctctcaaataaataaatctttttaaagaatgctagttcttcatctctctcctctTGAGGGTCAACACTTTGGGGCAATGCTATAGGTACTATTTGGCTGACTTCATCCCAGACTGAGGTGATGCCTCTGGGGTGGTGTCTAGGACTTACAGCAGTGTGGAGGGCATGCAGGGGGCAGTGGCAGGAGGATACTTGGTCAGAGTCTGTCCTGAGAGGCTGGACTCCAGACATCAGAGGCTGTCTGTGGGGACCCTGGAAGATACGGGCCCAGGTGCTGAGACGCCTGATTATTCCTCCTCTTGAACGGCCCTTTACAGCTTCGGCCATGGAACTTTGTAAATGAAGTCttcttttggggggaaggggaggtctTTAAGGGTGGTAAAGCAAGTTTGTCATACTATAGTAAAGTTAGAGGATTTTCAGataagagaatttaaaacaaacaaacaaaaaaccccacctatAATCTTACTCCCAGAGATAACCACTGTTGACactttggtgtttgtttttccagaCATTTTTCCCAGGCACACATATACTGGATAATTGAATAGTATCGTGATATGGTTTTACTACTGGTTCTTTTTACTTACTTGCATATCACAAACATATTTCCACATTAATAGGTGTTTTatcacatcattaaaaaaaaaagatttgagagagagggagggggaggggcagaggtaggagaatctcaagcagacgccctgctgagcacggagccctacatggggctcagtctcacgactctgagatcatgacctgagccaaaaccaagtggaGGCTCAgtcaactgtgtcacccaggtgccccttatcacATCATTTTAAAGGCTGCAGAATGTCTCTTTACGTGGTTGGAGCAGAATGTCTTTAATTAATGTTCCACTATTGAAGGAGTGTATGTAGTTTTCCACACCTTACTGTTAGAGCCGTGCTTCTACGGGTGTCCCTACAATCGAGCCTTTGCACAAGTCCTTGATTATTTCCATGGGACAGATTCCCAGTTGGGGCCCTGCTGGATCAAGGTTATTACCTTTCAAGTCTTGTGATAAGTACTAAAGGTCTGCTTTGGACACACTCTGGAATTCAGAGATCCTCAAAGCTCAACACAGAAACCTTTTTCATGGCTTCAAAGTCAACCTCgatccttctccctctcaaatcTGTTTGCAGGGATGACGACAGCCATCTCATGGGTAGTCTTTGCTGGGTGCCAGACTCCTAAGAGCTTTACCTTCAGACATGCTACTTTCCTTTTCCACAGACCTCACAGGCACAACAGGTTAAGCAATTCAACTGGGATCACAGCCACAACAAGTAGTGCATCTGGGGTCATGAGCCTCAAAAACATGGTTCTAGAATCTATGTTATTCACTGCTTTTTGGGAAGTGCTTTTGATTTAATCTctaaagatgtcttttttttttttttaaagattttatttatttatttatttggcagacagagatcacaagtaggcagagagagagagagagagagaggaggaagaggaggaagcaggctctctgctcagcagagagcctgatgcggggctcaatcccaggaccctgggatgatgacctgagccgaaggcagaggcttaacccactgagccaccccctgcccctccaaagaTGGTTTTTATTCCATTCCTTTGATCTTCTCTGCCATGATCTGGTCTAAGTCAAGCACCGCCATTCCAGCCTGAATGTTAAAGCCCCTCACAGTCTTTTATTTCCACTCTGTCCCTTTTAGTCTGTTCTCTGTTCTGTAGCTGGAAtggtgttgttattattatttaaaattttacttttaaacaatctctatacccaacatggggcccgaacccacaacctggagatcaagagccACTCTAGCActacctgactgagccaaccaaacATTCCTggaatgatgtttttaaaatggaatattaaaaaaaaaaaggaatggtgatgagcccccacccccactaacCCCTAGAATTAAATCCAGATTTGTTCCCCAGCTTCCAGGCCCGCCTCCACCCTCCCTGGCTTTGTCTCCTGAGCCACCTTCCTGCTCCAGCCCCACTCACCAAACCTCAGGGTTCTTTCACTTCCTGAATCTGACAGAGCCTTTTTTCACCTTGGGGCTTTGGTACCTGTTGTTCCCTTAGCCTGGAATGTCCTTCCCTCTAGGCTGTGTGGCTGGTTTCTTGTCCTCCTTCAGACATAGCTTTCAGAAACCCGCCCTGCTGCAACCCTCCCTGGTGGTTTCCTAACCCTAAgcccattttcctttctgtcctttgtAGCACGCATTACATATTAACTGCCCACTGCTCATTAGATGTCTTTTTCCCTCATTACACTCTAAATGTCATGAGGTCAAAGTCGTGTCTCTTTGGTCCACCATTATTtacccagtgcctagcacaacTCCTGGCATGCAGTGGGCGTTCAATACCTTAGTAACTGTACAATGACTGCGTGGTCTACAGAAGGTGCTCATAGTTAAGGATCCCTGGTAAACTTGCCCAGCTTTGGCCAGAACTGTTCCATCCTCTTCTGCATACCTTTGCTTCGTCTTCCCTACATGGAACAGTGACAGAAGTCTAGAAGAAAACCAGGAAGCCATGGGCGGGCAGGAGAGTGTCAGCGGGTTTTGCTTCAGGTTTCAACTGAGTGGATGGATGGCGCCCTAGGAGGCGCACCAGGGAGacttggttcccccaaactccctgCACGCTTCCTGGATTCCTACGAGAGACTCACGGCTCGGGGAATCTCCTGATAGGTGCAAACACTTAAGTGTGTGGTGATTAGCACACATCCAGCAGGAGAGACCACTGCCTAGCTGGGGGACCTTGGGTGAAAGTCACTTCTTGGCTCCCACTCCCATCTGCAATGTGAGTGGTTAGGATGGAGAAGtgattttttgactttttttggTCCCCCCTTGGCAGCTCAACTCTTCAACTTATTCAAGTGATTGACAGGAGAAAAGCTAGGTGTTTCTGGGTGAAATGGGGAAGTGGGGCTGGAGCTCTCCTCCTTCCTGACTCCCTCTTTTAAGTCCCCAAGGGTGGTGAGATGGCCAGCCTTTGGACTCTAAGACATCAGCGGTCACTGCCTGCCAGGCTGTGTTCCAAGAACAAAGATGGCAGCAAAATTGCTGTGGTTACAGCTACTTGGGCACATTAAATTATCAGAAAGGTTGGGTACCTGGCTGGATCAGTCGGAggaccatgcaactcttgatctctggatcaaaagtttgagccccacgtcggatgTAGAtgttacttagaaataaacaaaatttgcTGAGTCTGAGGTGCAGAGATTTTAGGCTGTGTAGCCATCAAGTTCGCAGCCACCCAAATGCAGGGTGGGCAGCCTCTGTGTGAGGAGGAGGTTTTagccattttagaaaagaaatgaggGCCCAGGAGAGCCCAGAGGCTCACTTACCCTCTCCACAATCTAGAAAAAGGAAATTgccacccctcccttcccaggccATGGAGACCTTCAAGGTCTTGAAGAGACCGCCCACGATCTTGCAGATGTTTGGCTTCCACGGTTGGTTGTTCACCACACCCTGGGGGAactctgctcccccacctccccgcccctgccacccaggcagctctgTGGCCTGTGCCATAGGCAGATGCGCTCAAGAGGCTGCAGCCCGGGCCACCTGGCACCTCCAGGTGCTGCGTGTGTGCTGCCATGGAGACGGGCCCCGGGGTTGGTGGCTGGTGGAGAGAAGGCAGTCTCCCAAAGCAGTGTGGAttagggagagggaaagactggAGCCTCGGGTCCTTCAGATAGTCTGCCTGACCACCCTAGTATCAAGGAAGCCCAGGTGAGTGCACTAGGGTTttggggaacagagggagggaggaggagccggGGGAGGCCAGGTATTAGGAGGTTCTGGAAGGGCTGATAGGAGGACCTGGGCAAGGGAGCCTAAGCTTCCAGGTCAAGGGGAAAAGCTTTGGCAGGGTCCCCCTGCCAGGCCAGTGCGGTGTCCCTGCACAAAAACTGGGCATATGGGCTCTGGAGGGTTGGTCCTGTAGCCCAgtgagaggagggaaagagggccTGGCGTTTGCCCCCAGGGGAGGGACAGACCAGGGAATTCACAAAGGCCATCTCTGCACTACTCAGGGTGAGGCAGCAGGGAAGGAAGTATTTGTCTTATAATACAAACCACTGACgggttctcctccctctccttggaGTCTGAGAAGTCAAGGGCAGTCACATGGAGCAAAGGAGCACTTTTTTCCACTTCCCAAGTGGGGGTGCAATCCCCTCCAGTGGCAATTCACTAATGGTGGGGTGACTCAGGACTTTTCCCTGTTTGGGGGGGCATGTTGCCTGAGCACCAGACTTTACAGCTTAGGAAATGGGTGCTCTGGAACAAGCTGGTGCATCTTTTGAATCTaagtttttcatctgtgaaatgtgggTGACAGTATGTTTCAACAAGGCACAGAACACTTAGTCTGGGACCAAGCACAAGGATGAAATTCAACAGGCATCCCTttgctccttttccctttctgccaGGACATTCCTGCCAGGCCTCCCAACGTCTCATCTGAGGATGGcggaggggcagggccaggagccTGAGTGCCCTGTCTGCTGGAACCCCTTCAACAACACATTTCATACCCCCAAAGTGCTGGACTGTTGTCACTCCTTCTGTGTGGAGTGCCTGGCCCACCTCAGCCTGGTGACTCCAGCCCGGCGGCGGCTGCTGTGTCCGCTCTGTCGCCAGCCCACTGTGCTGGCCTCTGGGCAGCCGGTCACGGACTTGCCCACGGACACTGCCGTGCTTACTCTGCTTCGCCTGGAGCCCCACCACGTCATCCTGGAAGGCCACCAGCTCTGTCTCAAAGACCAGCCCAAGAGCCGCTACTTCCTGCGCCAGCCCCGCGTCTATACACTTGATCTAGGCCCTGAGCCTGGGAGCCAAACAGGGCCCCCCCCGGACATGGGCCCTACCAGCAGGTCTCTGCCCATTCCCATCCCCAGCCACTACTCTCTGAGGGAGTGTTTCCGCAACCCTCAGTTCCGGATCTTTGCTTACCTGATGGCTGTTATCCTCAGTGTCACTTTGTTGCTCATCTTCTCCATCTTTTGGACCAGGCAATTCCTCTGGGGTGTGGGGTGAGTGCTGTTTCTGGACAAGGAAccaagccttaaaaaaaaaaaaaaaattttccccccaaattcttatTAAGAAGGCTCCTCCATTAagaaggagcccaacatggggcctgaactcacaaccccaagatcaagaccagAGTTAGCAAGAGTCATACACTTACCCAGCTGAGCTACCCAAGAGCCCTGGATCGAAGCCCTTCTTGACTACTGCTGGGGACGGGGACTGCCCAACCTCATTTGGGGTTGTCTTCCTTGGTAGTATTGCTCATTTTTACAACGTATCAGTCCACATGTTTGCTTCTGGAAACAGATTCCTAACTATGATGAGAACCTCTGAAAGCTAAAAGGCTGGGAAAAGATGTGAAGAGACCTCTGGGTGTGAGCCACAGGGCcaagggcagagaagcagatcTGTGATTACAGGGCTATGGAGCAAGTTGTGCCAAAAGGCTGGACCACGGTATCCAGGAGCCCAACTAGCCCAGAGAGAAAGTTGCATTTCTCAGTGGAGTTGCTTCGGACTCAGTTCACATTTGAGTTGCTCCTTTTATTATGTGTTGCTAAAATTTTGCAAAGTGAGCTTCAATTCTGTGAGcagatgtgtatgtgtatgccttctttcagttttctctttggaAGTCTTGCCACCAGTCCCAGGAAAAAATGGTGTGGACTCATGTATTTGCGCACTTACTCATTCAACCACCACTTACTTGGCCCGTCTGAGTCAGAACTAGGGGACACGAGGGGTGGGATTATCCATGGGGGACAGCCTTTACCACGAAGGAGGGCATGTTCACTCAGCGGCTTCTTGAACCAGACAACCTCTTGGTACGTGCTTTATGGAGTGTTTAGAGTATAAAAGTTTAAAGACGAAAAGAAATCTGGGATTTGGAGAAAAGGTGTTTATTTCTCCTGGTAGGTGCAGAGACTCCGATTAAACCTGGATGTTGGGTAGAGCCCACTCCCCTCCTCCAGCCAATGGAATTCTGACCTTGAAAGGTAAAGCCGAGAAGCCCTGGACAGAGAACAGCCTTAGCTTCTATCCCAGGCCAAGCAGACGGGGGCCCTGGTCTTCATTTTACATGACAGGATCTCAGAACCAAGGCAAACTATATGCTTTGGCTGTCTGGCTACAAGTCGCTACCTCTGCAGTGTCTA
The DNA window shown above is from Mustela erminea isolate mMusErm1 chromosome 12, mMusErm1.Pri, whole genome shotgun sequence and carries:
- the RNF183 gene encoding E3 ubiquitin-protein ligase RNF183, encoding MAEGQGQEPECPVCWNPFNNTFHTPKVLDCCHSFCVECLAHLSLVTPARRRLLCPLCRQPTVLASGQPVTDLPTDTAVLTLLRLEPHHVILEGHQLCLKDQPKSRYFLRQPRVYTLDLGPEPGSQTGPPPDMGPTSRSLPIPIPSHYSLRECFRNPQFRIFAYLMAVILSVTLLLIFSIFWTRQFLWGVG